The following proteins come from a genomic window of Panicum hallii strain FIL2 chromosome 8, PHallii_v3.1, whole genome shotgun sequence:
- the LOC112901969 gene encoding uncharacterized protein LOC112901969, with product MAAASRAGDPPESTRLRLGDDIAWSEINGVYDRDDSLKENTNPKCLLKSHPHHNGSSQRFSGNLKPTAAPIIGLSGKLGAQGGGARRQQQHHPPAIFPKKARTGGGGRAPRAAVPEPESPKVSCIGKVLSDRERARFGRPPRPRGGSRPPGCCGGLGFLMRRSRSRNSAVECVGQSPPAPSLPPLAEAARRSEAKVAEAEAEEETAPAPGLGGMLRFASGRRAPEWAAAMEEDDGRVARSGPL from the coding sequence atggccgccgcctcgcgcgcCGGCGACCCGCCGGAGTCCACGCGCCTCCGCCTCGGCGACGACATCGCCTGGTCCGAGATCAACGGCGTCTACGACCGCGACGACTCCCTCAAGGAGAACACCAACCCCAAGTGCCTCCTCAAGAGCCACCCGCACCACAACGGCTCCTCGCAGAGGTTCTCCGGCAACCTCAAGCCGACGGCCGCGCCCATCATCGGCCTCTCCGGGAAGCTCGGCGCCCAGggcgggggcgcgcggcggcagcagcagcaccacccACCGGCCATCTTCCCCAAGAAGGCCAGgacggggggcggcgggcgcgcgccCAGGGCGGCCGTCCCGGAGCCCGAGTCGCCCAAGGTGTCCTGCATCGGGAAGGTCCTCTCCGACCGCGAGCGCGCGCGCTTCGGCCGGCCGCCGAGGCCGCGCGGGGGCTCCAGGCCGCCCGGGTGCTGCGGCGGGCTCGGGTTCTTGATGCGGCGCAGCCGGTCCAGGAACAGCGCCGTGGAGTGCGTCGGCCAGTCCCCGCCTGCTCCGTCGCTGCCGCCTCTGGCAGAGGCCGCGAGGAGGAGCGAGGCGAAGGTTGCCGAggccgaggcggaggaggagacggcgccggcgccggggctcGGAGGCATGCTGCGGTTCGCGTCGGGGAGGCGGGCGCCGGagtgggcggcggcgatggaggaggACGACGGACGCGTGGCGAGATCTGGGCCGTTGTAG
- the LOC112901968 gene encoding alpha carbonic anhydrase 7-like — protein MVSPRLAIGLLVTASSLAAALSTCIDGARGVAYGYAPGSPTGPENWGKLSPEYSLCGEGKQQSPIDIVTKEVVPTPGLESLNRTFAQANATLVNDGHDISLKFKPGTVGNITVGGKVYDFEKLHWHAPSAHTVNGQRFPLELHLVHRSADGGLAVIAVLYKVGHAESFYVLMRKALGEMAADKCNFAEQESRVSAEGVFIMRALQRRAGSYFRYTGSLTAPPCTENVVWSVLARVRQISKEQLDQLTAALQPGGDARPVQPLNGRIVQFNNATDIISFPV, from the exons ATGGTGTCTCCCCGCTTGGCCATCGGCCTCCTTGTCACGGcgtcctccctcgccgccgctcTCTCGA CCTGCATCGATGGCGCCCGGGGCGTGGCGTACGGGTACGCGCCGGGGAGCCCGACGGGGCCGGAGAACTGGGGGAAGCTGAGCCCCGAGTACAGCCTGTGCGGGGAGGGGAAGCAGCAGTCGCCCATCGACATCGTCACCAAGGAGGTCGTCCCCACCCCCGGCCTCGAGTCCCTCAACCGCACCTTCGCCCAAGCCAACGCCACGCTCGTCAACGACGGCCACGACATCTCGCTCAAGTTCAAGCCCGGCACGGTCGGCAACATCACCGTCGGCGGCAAGGTCTACGACTTCGAGAAGCTGCACTGGCACGCGCCCTCCGCCCACACCGTCAACGGCCAGCGCTTCCCCCTGGAGCTGCACCTCGTCCACAGGAGCGCCGACGGCGGCCTCGCCGTCATCGCCGTCCTCTACAAGGTGGGCCACGCGGAGTCCTTCTACGTCCTGATGAGGAAAGCGCTGGGGGAGATGGCCGCCGACAAGTGCAACTTCGCCGAGCAGGAGTCGCGCGTGAGCGCCGAGGGGGTGTTCATCATGCGCGCGCTGCAGAGGCGCGCCGGCAGCTACTTCCGGTACACGGGCTCCCTCACCGCGCCGCCGTGCACGGAGAACGTCGTCTGGAGCGTCCTCGCCAGGGTCAGGCAGATCAGCAAGGAGCAGCTGGACCAGCTCACGGCGGCGCTGCAGCCCGGCGGCGACGCGCGCCCCGTGCAGCCGCTCAACGGCAGGATCGTACAGTTCAACAACGCCACCGACATCATCTCCTTCCCGGTGTAA
- the LOC112901970 gene encoding uncharacterized protein LOC112901970 has product MGNCLVIQDRKEIKIMSVDGGEVLKMPSPGSLKVQDEALTEPGVLPVKAPAAGVDPAGAVRVKLVISKHELKKMLDKEGMSLDDMVSLMRKEAIDREQQEECCGGWRPALESIPEGRDL; this is encoded by the coding sequence ATGGGAAACTGCCTGGTGATTCAGGACAGGAAGGAGATCAAGATCATGAgcgtcgacggcggcgaggtcctcAAGATGCCGTCCCCCGGCAGCTTGAAGGTCCAGGACGAAGCCCTCACCGAGCCGGGCGTGCTCCCGGTGAAGGCGCCGGCGGCTGGCGTCGACCCTGCAGGCGCCGTCAGGGTGAAGCTGGTGATCAGCAAGCATGAGCTGAAGAAGATGCTCGACAAGGAGGGCATGTCGCTGGACGACATGGTGTCCCTCATGCGCAAAGAGGCGATCGACCGTGAGCAGCAGGAGGAGTGCTGCGGAGGGTGGCGGCCTGCGCTGGAGAGCATACCAGAGGGCAGGGATCTATAG
- the LOC112903212 gene encoding transcription factor TGAL4-like isoform X1, whose protein sequence is MGETSSSSHSRQDPCALGYGFHGAIANSTPNFFDQEGATYFGELEEAFMHQVASLRRTQAATTSTAHHGDATPFSTAIAATATARPPPTLDIFPAWPMRSLHTPKKGSNLTADSTEDSESSSKNNSNHSSDQHGATENMASQFDQGSQQLQEIQQKNMATSSTTKSGKTLDPKTIRRLAQNREAARKSRLRKKAYIQQLESSKLKLAQMEQDMQRARSQGLFLGGTPGANTSSGAAMFDVEYARWLDDHGRRMAELHGALHAHLPDSDLRAIVDDALTHHDELFQIKAVAAKSDVFHLITGVWTTPAERCFLWMGGFRPSDLLKTLLPQLDPLTEQQLVGICNLQQSSQQAEEALSQGLEQLHQSLADTMAGGSLIDDANMSIMGQMALALGKLSNLEGFVIQADNLRQQTLHQMHRILTVRQAARWFLAIGEYHNRLRALSSLWASRPREMLVTDEGNCGEISIAAQPSQSQFSAF, encoded by the exons ATGGGAGAGACTAGTAGTTCTAGTCATTCAAGGCAGGATCCTTGTGCTCTTGGCTATGGCTTCCATGGTGCCATCGCCAACTCTACTCCAAATTTCTT TGACCAAGAAGGAGCTACCTATTTTGGAGAGCTGGAAGAGGCTTTCATGCACCAGGTTGCCTCACTCAGAAGAACTCAAGCTGCAACCACCTCCACAGCTCATCATGGAGACGCCACGC CCTTTTCCACTGCTATAGCTGCAACGGCTACAGCTAGGCCACCTCCTACATTGGACATCTTCCCAGCTTGGCCTATGAGGTCTCTTCACACACCCAAG AAGGGCTCAAATTTGACGGCAGACAGCACAGAAGACTCGGAGAGCAGCAGCAAGAACAACAGCAACCACTCCTCAGACCAGCACGGAGCAACAGAAAACATGGCAAGCCAGTTCGATCAAGGTTCACAGCAGCTGCAGGAGATTCAGCAAAAG AACATGGCTACAAGTTCCACTACAAAGTCTGGCAAGACTCTTGATCCAAAG ACAATCAGAAGGTTGGCTCAGAATCGCGAAGCTGCACGCAAAAGCCGGCTGCGAAAGAAG GCTTATATTCAGCAGCTTGAAAGTAGCAAGCTGAAGCTTGCTCAGATGGAACAGGACATGCAGCGAGCCCGTTCCCAG GGCCTCTTTCTTGGTGGAACTCCAGGTGCAAACACCAGCTCAG GCGCCGCAATGTTCGACGTGGAGTATGCCCGGTGGCTGGACGACCACGGCCGGCGCATGGCCGAGCTTCACGGAGCTCTGCACGCTCACTTGCCGGATAGTGACCTTAGAGCCATCGTGGATGACGCCCTGACCCACCACGACGAGCTGTTCCAGATCAAGGCCGTGGCAGCCAAGTCCGACGTGTTCCACCTCATCACCGGGGTGTGGACGACCCCTGCCGAGCGATGCTTCCTCTGGATGGGTGGATTCAGGCCCTCCGATCTGCTCAAG ACACTGCTGCCCCAGCTAGATCCCCTGACAGAACAGCAACTGGTAGGCATCTGCAACCTTCAACAGTCATCACAGCAGGCAGAGGAAGCTCTCTCCCAGGGCCTGGAGCAGCTGCATCAGTCTCTGGCTGATACCATGGCCGGTGGATCTCTGATTGACGACGCCAACATGAGCATCATGGGTCAAATGGCCCTTGCCCTTGGCAAGCTGTCCAACCTTGAAGGTTTCGTGATACAG GCTGATAACTTGAGGCAACAGACTCTTCATCAGATGCACAGGATTCTCACAGTTCGACAGGCAGCTCGATGGTTCTTGGCCATTGGAGAATACCACAACCGCCTTCGTGCCTTAAGCTCCCTCTGGGCTTCTCGGCCTCGAGA GATGCTAGTGACAGATGAAGGAAACTGTGGAGAGATAAGCATTGCAGCCCAACCATCCCAAAGTCAATTTTCAGCCTTCTGA
- the LOC112903212 gene encoding transcription factor TGAL4-like isoform X2: protein MGETSSSSHSRQDPCALGYGFHGAIANSTPNFFDQEGATYFGELEEAFMHQVASLRRTQAATTSTAHHGDATPFSTAIAATATARPPPTLDIFPAWPMRSLHTPKGSNLTADSTEDSESSSKNNSNHSSDQHGATENMASQFDQGSQQLQEIQQKNMATSSTTKSGKTLDPKTIRRLAQNREAARKSRLRKKAYIQQLESSKLKLAQMEQDMQRARSQGLFLGGTPGANTSSGAAMFDVEYARWLDDHGRRMAELHGALHAHLPDSDLRAIVDDALTHHDELFQIKAVAAKSDVFHLITGVWTTPAERCFLWMGGFRPSDLLKTLLPQLDPLTEQQLVGICNLQQSSQQAEEALSQGLEQLHQSLADTMAGGSLIDDANMSIMGQMALALGKLSNLEGFVIQADNLRQQTLHQMHRILTVRQAARWFLAIGEYHNRLRALSSLWASRPREMLVTDEGNCGEISIAAQPSQSQFSAF, encoded by the exons ATGGGAGAGACTAGTAGTTCTAGTCATTCAAGGCAGGATCCTTGTGCTCTTGGCTATGGCTTCCATGGTGCCATCGCCAACTCTACTCCAAATTTCTT TGACCAAGAAGGAGCTACCTATTTTGGAGAGCTGGAAGAGGCTTTCATGCACCAGGTTGCCTCACTCAGAAGAACTCAAGCTGCAACCACCTCCACAGCTCATCATGGAGACGCCACGC CCTTTTCCACTGCTATAGCTGCAACGGCTACAGCTAGGCCACCTCCTACATTGGACATCTTCCCAGCTTGGCCTATGAGGTCTCTTCACACACCCAAG GGCTCAAATTTGACGGCAGACAGCACAGAAGACTCGGAGAGCAGCAGCAAGAACAACAGCAACCACTCCTCAGACCAGCACGGAGCAACAGAAAACATGGCAAGCCAGTTCGATCAAGGTTCACAGCAGCTGCAGGAGATTCAGCAAAAG AACATGGCTACAAGTTCCACTACAAAGTCTGGCAAGACTCTTGATCCAAAG ACAATCAGAAGGTTGGCTCAGAATCGCGAAGCTGCACGCAAAAGCCGGCTGCGAAAGAAG GCTTATATTCAGCAGCTTGAAAGTAGCAAGCTGAAGCTTGCTCAGATGGAACAGGACATGCAGCGAGCCCGTTCCCAG GGCCTCTTTCTTGGTGGAACTCCAGGTGCAAACACCAGCTCAG GCGCCGCAATGTTCGACGTGGAGTATGCCCGGTGGCTGGACGACCACGGCCGGCGCATGGCCGAGCTTCACGGAGCTCTGCACGCTCACTTGCCGGATAGTGACCTTAGAGCCATCGTGGATGACGCCCTGACCCACCACGACGAGCTGTTCCAGATCAAGGCCGTGGCAGCCAAGTCCGACGTGTTCCACCTCATCACCGGGGTGTGGACGACCCCTGCCGAGCGATGCTTCCTCTGGATGGGTGGATTCAGGCCCTCCGATCTGCTCAAG ACACTGCTGCCCCAGCTAGATCCCCTGACAGAACAGCAACTGGTAGGCATCTGCAACCTTCAACAGTCATCACAGCAGGCAGAGGAAGCTCTCTCCCAGGGCCTGGAGCAGCTGCATCAGTCTCTGGCTGATACCATGGCCGGTGGATCTCTGATTGACGACGCCAACATGAGCATCATGGGTCAAATGGCCCTTGCCCTTGGCAAGCTGTCCAACCTTGAAGGTTTCGTGATACAG GCTGATAACTTGAGGCAACAGACTCTTCATCAGATGCACAGGATTCTCACAGTTCGACAGGCAGCTCGATGGTTCTTGGCCATTGGAGAATACCACAACCGCCTTCGTGCCTTAAGCTCCCTCTGGGCTTCTCGGCCTCGAGA GATGCTAGTGACAGATGAAGGAAACTGTGGAGAGATAAGCATTGCAGCCCAACCATCCCAAAGTCAATTTTCAGCCTTCTGA
- the LOC112903213 gene encoding uncharacterized protein LOC112903213 produces MGISKVTGTAAAAFLVISVSLWELGMRIVMLPFLFTSIVACIVTFASHDAVNLPWILRKNSVGRFPFWSIILFGPFLMLAQTYAMVKRFMRKESVHDKIVEGLYLGGWPFLLKHLPPGNPSVIDCTCELPRSSFVPKDEYLCLATWDTRAPTPSQIELAARWACEKRSKGKPVYVHCAFGHGRSACVVCAILVALGVAETWKDAENIIRERRKIKMNALHRKTLEEWSKHRAAQKKGN; encoded by the exons ATGGGAATATCCAAAGTGACTGGAACCGCTGCAGCAGCTTTTCTTGTCATATCTGTTAGTTTGTGGGAGCTGGGCATGAGAATCGTTATGCTTCCTTTCCTATTCACCAGCATTGTTGCTTGCATCGTCACTTTTGCATCTCATGATGCTGTCAACCTACCTTGGATCTTGCGGAAGAACTCAGTGGGAAGATTCCCTTTTTGGTCAATTATACTGTTCGGTCCTTTCTTGATGCTTGCTCAGACATATGCAATGGTTAAGAGATTCATGAGAAAGGAGTCTGTGCATGACAAGATCGTGGAAGGCCTATATCTGGGAGGATGGCCGTTTCTGCTGAAGCATCTGCCCCCTGGAAACCCTTCTGTCATAGATTGCACTTGTGAGCTGCCAAGAAGTTCCTTTGTCCCAAAAGATGAGTATCTTTGTCTTGCAACTTGGGATACAAGAGCTCCAACACCATCCCAAATTGAACTTGCTGCACGCTGGGCTTGTGAAAAGAGATCCAAGGGGAAACCTGTTTATGTCCATTGTGCATTTG GTCATGGAAGAAGCGCTTGTGTCGTGTGTGCAATTCTAGTAGCGCTGGGTGTCGCTGAAACTTGGAAAGATGCTGAGAATATCATACGTGAAAGAAGAAAGATAAAAATGAATGCTCTTCATCGGAAAACCTTGGAAGAGTGGTCCAAACATCGAGCTGCTCAGAAAAAAGGAAATTAG
- the LOC112902311 gene encoding ACT domain-containing protein ACR12-like translates to MALATSHHLVSVAPSASAAAASRLPRRGLLRSRAASPAPLAAARRICCRSVNSANVLGASSTTSDEAIPVPVVMIDQDSDRDATIVQLSFGDRLGPLLDTMKALKDLGLDVTKGTVATDSAVTQTKFHIMRFGRKVEDPDMLERIRLTIINNLLQYHPEASEKLAMGEFFGIKPPEKKVDIDIATHVVVEDDGPKSMLYIETADRPGLLLEIIKIIADTNIDVESAEIDTEGLVAKDKFHVSYRGAKLNSSLSQVLINCLRYYLRRPETDEDSY, encoded by the exons ATGGCTCTCGCCACCTCCCACCACCTCGTCAGCGTcgccccctccgcctccgccgctgcGGCCTCCCGCCTCCCGCGGCGGGGGCTCCTCCGCTCCCGGGCCGCCTCCCCTGCTCCGCTCGCGGCCGCGCGGAG AATATGTTGCCGATCTGTCAACTCAGCTAATGTGTTGGGAGCTTCTTCGACG ACATCTGATGAGGCAATCCCAGTCCCAGTTGTCATGATAGATCAAGATTCAGACCGTGATGCGACCATTGTACAGTTGAGTTTTGGAGACCGTTTGGGGCCACTACTTGACACG ATGAAGGCACTCAAGGACCTTGGCCTTGATGTCACGAAAGGAACTGTGGCAACTGACTCAGCTGTCACACAAACAAAGTTCCACATCATGCGATT TGGGCGCAAAGTCGAGGACCCTGACATGTTAGAGAGGATACGGCTAACCATCATTAACAATCTTCTGCAATATCATCCT GAAGCAAGCGAGAAGTTAGCAATGGGTGAATTTTTTGGGATAAAACCTCCTGAGAAGAAG GTTGATATTGATATTGCAACTCATGTGgttgttgaagatgatggaccAAAAAG CATGCTTTACATAGAGACAGCTGATCGGCCTGGCCTACTTCTCGAAATAATCAAGATCATTGCTGACACAAACATTGATGTGGAATCTGCTGAGATCGACACTGAA GGTTTGGTTGCCAAGGACAAGTTCCATGTGAGCTACAGAGGCGCAAAACTAAACAGCTCCTTATCTCAG GTGCTGATCAATTGTCTGCGCTATTACCTCCGAAGGCCTGAGACGGATGAAGACAGCTATTGA